atatggGGTGAATAgagtggggcaagacagccatgccctttcttgccatgaaagtggtcaccaaGATGGCAGtatgggctggggcattgtcgtggtggaaaaaccaatcaccagacggccacatttcgggcctttctcgccgcacactgttgcgcaaccacttgagaacccccaagtagaaaacctggttgacagtctgacctgttggaacgaattccgaatgcacaatcccttttgcatcaaaaaaacaaatgaccattgtcttcacattggacttcacttgacaagcctttttggcgcggggcgaggatggcgtcttccagtggcttgattgttgtttggtttccgggtcataagcatagcaccaagactcatctcctgtaataattttcaaaaaaaattctgggttggcttgtaagcggtcttcaatatttgaacggtttccgatgctcataaaacttctccatgaagaaaaacgacggctggacaaaacagctcttgcaagaaaattcactgcgggtagatgaaatcttccgcatcaacgccgcttgacacactgactgagaaggcgtggtttaacaaataactagctgcagaatcccgtactacgaaaactgcgcgcgcagcagcctcattctggaaactattgggtccccccccccccccatgtcaaaGTCAAagagacatgtatgtctatggaaaaacggatggtaagcagtggatacaaactccatGTTTAACCATACATTGCCCTGACACtcgcttttacacattttaataattaaaaggctccaaaaattaccctttttggGGAAAGGTGCTTGACTATGCGTTTCTACACACacatggttttgtagaaaaatttgATGACTTAGAAGTGCTACAgtcttgttatttgggagacaaacttGTGGTGTGAAAAGTGATGAAGTATTtgccttttctttaaaaaaaaaaaaaaaggctccaaAAATAATCACTTTATGAGAACAATGTTGCATTGGTATTGAAGAAGCAATGGTGACGTGATTGTCTTATTTTCTTTCTGTCACAGAGTGACAGTGACATGTAGCACTGCCAAATATAGAATGTGGGGAACATTATCAGTGCGCATGGCCTACCTGTTGGATATTTCAGAATAGAAGCAGAAAAGAATCAGGATTATCATTCTGGTTATCCCTgtatggcaggggtgctcacactttgtcagcatgtgagctactgtattacatgaccaagttgaaagatctactacccacttcttgtgggcggggccggggcgggcctgtgggcgggacgTGTCTGTGGGTAGGgccaggcatgtgggcggggttatgcggagcgtgagagcaggagacagcggcgttctgtggccgcactggatccctgctgtctgcttgctcacagcaCAGGTTGACAGTTATATCTGGACACCatctgcctgccagtgtccgtagatgactctcagcctgcactgtgaacaagcagacaccggggatccctggctgcatcccgcgatcaacccatacgtccattgcgatcgaccagtagatcgcgatcgacgtattgggcacccctgctgtatgGGATAGGACCAAATGCCAAAAGTGTTGGCAGAGTGGCAAGCTGCAAAATTTCAAGAACAATTTGGGCATACTACCAGCGTGCATgtcctgccagctgaaaaagctagaataACTTGTGAAATGGAAAAGGTGCTTAATTTTGACCCTGAAAACAACACTTTGAAGGCAGCTGATGCCAGGTGGTGCTAGAACATCATACACTGAGTCCAGTGACTCATACAcatgtgtctcttctgtatttcctgctTAAATACTGTACATGACAGTGGCCATTTTATTTCTTCTGGGATGAATCAGCATTTGTTCAGTTTCGTTgacaactgaacaatttggaatatttgggtcaaacctggTTCATAATATGCGGTTCGCCGTCTGTACTTATAATGAGTTTATACCATTTTTACTTTATATGTAAATATGCCCTATGTAAATCTTTACAGGAAAGATAAACTGAATTATTTCATGTACAATCATTTCATCTCTCCATGCATAAAAATGATGTTATAAGGTTATAGTTTTCTGCATAGAAAATGAAGGACAGTTCTATGATCTCATGCTGTTGTCCTGATAAGCCAACGTCCAATATGAAATAAGATGGCAGAGAAATGAAATGTGTTGTAAGGTAGAGGTCACAGCAAAGAGAGAGCTACTGCAACCATCTGGCAGGAACATGGCATAACTTTCACATTTCTGCTGGTCTGAAGTATGCTCTTGAATTGATGTGCACAATGTTTGTGGGTTAGGCCCACAATAAGAGACATGGTTGCTGTTACATGGGCTTTAAGTGTACATGATTATGCTGCACCCATTATGCATGGTGTTACCTGTAGCCCGATCACAATCATATACTCTCTGCCCTCAGAAAAATTCTACCAGACCGTCATATTGCCAGTATTGTACTAGCTCAGCATTGCCATCTCAATATGCCCGACACTGTCTGTAGAGACACAAGAGATCCGCATCTTCACCTGCTGGCAGCTTACAGCATTATTACCCGATTAATAATGGCTTCATTATTCAGATACAAGCTTCTTTCCTGCATTGGCTCCTAGCAACTGCATACTTTGTTTTCTGTTCACATACAACAGCCTGCACAGATGTGGCAAAGTATACAAATACAGTTCCGTTGGCCACAATCAGTTCTCTAGCACCAATATTGGTTAACAGTATTTTACTGAGGTCAATGATGTCAATATTCAGAGCAAATGTATCAAAGTGTCATGAGATTGATAAATTTGTTGCATCTTTAAATATGTCTAGAGATGTTTCTTTCATTTTTATTCCACTAAATAGAGTGACTGCACTAATTTTTTTGCAACATGTTAAAAAATTACAGTTCACAAATGCATCTATATATTGGCCAAACAGAGAGCAATATCCATCTTTGCTTCACTAACCTACCAAGTATAGCACTTAAAGTCTGCCagtagaacccagtatatcaatctAGCCTCACAGATaggtagggtcacctgaatcaaatagtgtcttccccttgtgaatgtgagAAAACAtaatttttgtcagtatgcaaatgagctacggTGCAAAATGGGCACTAGTGCTTTCATCCCGGATCTGGCGGGACAGTCCCAATTTTACACTACTGTCCCACCGTCCCGTCCCGGATGGCTTTTGGCTTGTCCCGCTATGCTCTTGAAGTGTTTCGCTCGTAAACAAGCTTTGCCCGTTCCGCCGGCTGTTTTCCCTGAGTAAAGGCTACATACTATACTCAGTAAGGACCTTCTGACATCAGACATGACATTCTCTAGTCACGTGACAGGATAGGCATGTCTTTGCTTGTAAGAAGATCCTTCCACATGAAGAAAAATTGTATATTGCAGTGGAGGAAAATGGAaagatgtggagtgcagggtttactgtggggtgcagggtgtacagtgtggggagggggagatgtggggtgcagggtgtacagtgtgggggagatgtggagtgcagggttcactgtggggtagagatgtggagtgcaggatgtacagtgtggggggagagatgtgggtgtaAGTTGTACTGTGGTGGGGGAAATGTGGAGTgtaaggtgtactgtggggggcagagatgtggggtgtaaggtgtactgtggtgggggagatgtggagtgtaaggtgtactgtggggggcagagatgttgggtgtaaggtgtactgtgaggggtgaGATTTGAGGTGCATGGTTGTACCATGGGGTGGAAGATGTAGCTTGCATGGATtttctgtgtgtgtgggggggggggggggggagatgtgacaCAAACCTATCTGTCTTCAAGGTtgggttccttaaaggggtttgcaaGCTGCCACAGGGTTtttatagtgatgacctatccataggataagccatcagtatctgatcagttggGGCCTAAGACACGTACCCTGCACTGATCATCAGATGTGGCTGCTTCTGGTTGCCATTAGCCACTGCTGTGAACAGTGTCGTAAGAAGTTCtgcttttatttatataacaaagTTAAGgctgaaaaaaccctttaataaatgTATCCCACAACAGATTAAACACAGTTCTTGAGTGCACCAGAACAAAGCTGCAAATTCTTTTGTAAATGTGGATTATAGAAACTGAACTACCATTACTTTTGCATCAGTTTTCTGGACTACAAGTCATGACAAAAGTCAGTTTTTGGTGCATGCCATTATGGTGGAAAAAAAACTTTTGGCTATTTCTTATacatttgtcactttttttttaagtgggtgGAGTGAAACAGGGATTACGATTGGCCTGGATGGAGACAACTCAGCCTAGTAGACATAGATGAAGCTACAGTGCTAGATTTCTTAGATTTCAATTCTGATGCACAGGACATCCTGAGAtgcaccaaaattattaagagactGGAGCAGCGGAGGAATGGATTAAAACAACAAAATGACACACAAAATGTCTATCCATAAATTGATCGATAAATGTTCAAACAGCTAGGGCTGTGATTTATTTTGTGTTATATTCCTCCTAACACTTTTTTCCAAGTCTAGGTATTGCAGCGCTGCCATATAGATTTTATTGGGACAGCAATACAGTACTCACAACTGCTGCTACAATTTCTATTGCGAGTGAGCAGCACGGCACGCAGTATGTAAACAATGCCGCAAACTTTGCTGTAtcagtactggtgatctgtggtGGTGCGGatgtcagacccctgcagatctaatattgattgcctataccaggggtagggaacatacggctctccagctgttgcaaaactacaactcccagcatgcatacatgCTCTGCTttccttggaactcccatggaagtgaatagagcatgttgggagttgtagtttcacagcagctggagagccgaaggttccctacccctggcctatactaaggatggaccatcaatgttagaaaccagatatcTCCTTTAAGCTTCTATGTTAAAGCAGCTACATCAGTAGGACAGGAAACAGAAAAACCTATGCTATTCACCTATGTGTATAACAGTGAGAAAGGGATTTGCTGCCATCTGTTGGCCATGACTATGGGTAATGTTTCATGCACTGGCATACTAAGCTGCCAAGTTTAGAAGAATTTAGATGCACTTTAGGAGATTTAAGGAGAGAATTTTGGAACAGAGCCAAATTCTACTCTTACAATGGCCGACAATATTTTCTCTCTGTAAATTCCAGTAACACAGGGACTTTTTTTTTCCGTAAGGTACATTGAAAGAGTAAAGGTGATTGTAACAATcaatttttacatgttttattgGGCTCAGCAGTTCTTTTGTACTGAACTTTTTGTTTACACCCCACCCCTACCTTAATAACTTACTGCACTGCCTCATTATCGGGAACAAGCATGCCCAATAACTGGCCCATATACCTGTGCTCCCATTCAAATGCAAGATAATTATTGTCCCATGCAAACTGAATGTCATATGCATCAGGTAGTGTAACTTGCCATTGTAAATGAGTGCTGATCATTCTTACCAAGTGTTATCAAGACTTTGACCCAGTTGACAGTAATGTCCTGAGGTGTCACACCATAAAACAATAACCAATACTGTATATCAAATAAAAATAGGCTTTATATTCTAAATCAAGATTGGAACTTACCATACACACGATGCCACCAGAGGTATAGTCCACTAAAGGCCAACAAGTAAAGTACAGCACCCACTACAGTTTTCCACTCAGATGGTTTTCCTTTTTTCATCTCTGCAAAAGACTGGTTGAAGCTGATACGATACACTGCAAAAGAGCGGTAAACAATCATTAATACTGGAGAGTCTTCATTTATCATAGTTATTGCTGGTCTATTAGACTAATTTGTTATACAATTGTACAATAAATACAATTGGTAAAAAACTTAAAGTGTTGCACAAATTACTTATTTGCACAATACAGCAGACATAAGAGCAATttgtaaaagaggacctttcatgtcatctAAGACAGAGCATGTTATATACCATTCAGGGAGCTTTTATTTTTGTAGGTATCTGCCCTGGTACAAAAGATATTAGGGCCATTAGTTTTGGCTACTGATATAACTGCACTGGTAGAGGGGCttgcctcacagctcagtgttatCACTGGAAAGGTGGGGAAGGCCCTCTGCCATGTCTAAGACTATGGAAGGGTACCCTCAGGGGTAGGGCCGATTTAACCATAGGGACAACGTTGCACTTGCATCGGGTCTTATGGTAGTGGGGCCTCTTGGGACAGTCCTGAATTTAGAATTTAGAATGCTGTCCCGCTGTTCTGGCAAAGTCAGATATTTTACAGATCCAACTAATCTGTGTCCTCTGGGCATATATGAGTGGATTATGCGAAGGATTCCAGCTTGTGCCTGTAGCCATCTTACATTCCTTTGTCGAGCTCTGACCAGAGCTCATCCCCTCCCTGCAGAAAACTGTTATCTATAATGAGTATAATGGGATGAAACTTCTTATTTGTGCCTTATCCAATAGTTACGAGCTAAAATTTATGTGACAAATTTATAGCCAATCATGATATATTAATTATACTAATTGCACCTTCTCTTTGTCTATGTAATgtataaccactagagatgagcgagtactattcgaaacggccgtttcgaatagcacgcacccataggaacgaATGGAAGTGGCCAGAATGCAGACTTAGCCGGCGGCCGACCATTTAACCCCCTACGTGCCAGCTTCAATATGGTGatacttaggccgggttcacacggagttacgtgccgcgagatttggcacgtagacgccgcgtgaccctttgcgtgccgtacacgctcccattcatttcaatgggagcggggagcgtatgcgccgcgctagtttgcggccgtgcatttattcacggccgcaaactagcgcggcgcatacgctccccgctcccattgaaatgaatgggagcgtgtacggcacgcaaagggtcacgcggcgtctacgtgccaaatctcgcggcacgtaactccgtgtgaacccggccttagagcaGATTGCACTCACAAGTACAATGGTGATGCAGAAAGCTGTGCACTCTCTGCATCACTATTTGGCCATTCCGCTGTCTTTGCTCCCAGTGCATTGCTCAGGAGCAGGAGGCGCATTGTAGTGATATCACTTACTTTGTGCCTGTTGCTCCCTGAAGCTGCTGGCTGCTGACAGAAGATAACAGGAGAAGGGGGAAAGCTTAGTATtaggtgttttgttttgttttttaatcttgACTTGATTGATACTGGTTGGAGCAACTTGTACAGGAGACATAATACTGGAGGGCAACCTGGAAAGCAGACATTATAGAGGGGGCAAACCTGAAAAGAAATGATACTGGGGGGAGGCATCATTGAAAGGGACATGATATGGGGAGCAACCTGAAAAATAGACATCATATTGTGGCAGCAATGACATGGGGAGCTACCTGGAAAAGGGACCTTATACTGtaggagatggaggaggggggatCAAGCTGGAAAGGGCGCATGATACAATGAGGGGGCAACCTGGTAAGGAGGACATGATTATGTGGGGAGGGTAACCTGGATGGGGGAGATGACATTGGGGGGAGGGGTAATatgaaagggggacattatactgtgagggcaacctggaaaggggacacaATCCTGGGGGGCAACCGTAAGAGGTGACATTattctgtgggggcaacctgaaaagGGGACATGCTGTGGGAAGCAACCTGGAAAGTGGGTATGAtatggggaagggggagggggcaacctggaaagggggTGCGTTTCAGGGGGGTAAACTGAAAAGtcgacattatactggggggaaaGACAACCTAtaaatggggaattatactgtggtgACAGCCTGGAaagtggccattatactgtggaggcaagCTGGAAAGGGGACAGGTTAATGTATGAGCGGCCACTGATGCCTCTGCAGTGGCATATGATGTGTGATgagtcactgaggagcattaATTAGTATGGGACCActaagaaggcattatactgtgtgaggggcacaAAGGGTCATTTTATTTTGTGGAAGCCACTGATGGAGCTTTATCATATGTACGAATCAGGTATTTACAAGGGATTTTGATGGGAAGGACCCATTTATGAAACTTTTGCACTGTGCCTGCCAATGTGATAAAACAGCACTGGTCAGGGGGTCATTCCTCACTCCCTAGtagtgatgctgagctgtgaagcTAGTTCCTCTGAGTGCAGTGATATTATatgccaaaattaacagcaccaatatcaccTGCAAAACtaaaagtgtgctgaattcagatttGCAGCGGTACATAAAATCCCCTATCCAAGAGGACATTAAGAGGACTTTTTTGGCAAACAAAAGGTGACTTtttgaaaaaacttttttttatcatgtagaGCTGAGCTGGAAGGGGTAGATCATATATTATGCTCATCATTGAAACACACATCATACTGTGAGCTTTAATATGTTCTATATGTATGACATTCAGGTATAAGACACGACATACATGCCAGTTTTTCTTCCTGTGTTAGCTGAGTCCAGGATCCTTCTTCTTTTACTTTCAGTGCTTTCTGCTGTGGATTCAGCTCAGAAACAAAGGGCACATCAGGCAGAGGTAGTGCACGAGAATCACAGTAGCTTGGTTTTGTGTAGTATGGCACCTTGTTACCTGCAACATCTGCAAAAAGGAAAATTTACTTTGATGATTAAAGTttatctccagttataaacaacttttcataactgATAGTATAGATTAAAATCTGAAAAGACAAacaattgctgctgttacactataTGTTTGCTATTCCTTTTTTAACACCACTAAGTTGTAGATAAGTGTCTATAAGATCTCAAGTCCTCCCTGTTCCATAGAGTTGATTGTGCGAGGATGAAGACGGAGACAGATATAATATAAACAAGCAGTTAGATTAAAGTTAAGGAGTAGgggaacagcttaataagtgataaaggaaacagatttccttaataaaagatatgacaaagtttcttataatgaaacgcactattcatttatgaaaagcttttttttttcttttttttttttaagaactggAAGTACGCTTTAAATATACACCTGTAAAAGCTACATGACAGTACTTGAGGCTAAAGCTCCATATTGTGGCAAGcactgcattttatagtaccagcaaacTGAATGACATTGTAGAGATAAAGAGCTGTGGAAAAGCAGTGTTTTCAAAAAGCGTGtgtttttagctgcagaatctcaAGTGTTTTGAAAAACTCAGTAAAAAAACAGAAATtgaggccttaacctaaaacAGTTTTCTGGGCAAACGACATAGCTGACCTATCAATAGGACCCCTGCTGATAATCTCAGCAGCCACTATATGAAGAACAGacctggaagcagatagctctgttctctgtgtagtggttgtgatgagttactgcagctcagtatctaaagtgaatggaagctgatctgcagtaaccataCACACCTGCTATATAGAGAACATATATCTTCTCCATTTCTGTTCTTCCTGTAGTGGCTGCTGAGAACAGTGAATCAGCAGGGGTCCCAGCTGTCAGAATCCCCCAATCTGATAAGAACGGCCTATCccatggatagatcatcagtatcatttGTCTGGAACACATccctaaaatagcaaaaaaaaaaaaaaaaagggcttcaATCCCCCACCTAACCAGCACAGACACTTCAGCAGTCCTTAATCTCTTTTTCCCCCCAAAAGTGCTAGcatgtgaccactgcaaccaatcagtggcctcagcagtaacTTGTCATACTTACTTTTGGGAAGGGTAGCAGTGGCATTCCAGGGAAAGAATGCAGCGATAGCAGCCCAACCCGTTCTTTAAGTAAGCAAAGAATCTTGCACACTCGCAATAGTGAGATATTTTAGTATGCAGCAAAGACGTGACATTTCAGGCATCCACCTTTGTCACACACAAAAGCTGCAGGGACCTCTGGCACAAGAGGGACAAGGGCACCAAGGCTGCAGAAGAAAGCGCCTCTTTCATGCATATTAAAAATATctcatggggcaacacggtggctcagtagttagtactgcagccttgcagcactagagtcctgggttcaaatcctgctaaggacaaaacatgtgcaaggagtttgtatattctccccatgtttgcatggatttcctcccatatgccaaaagacatactgatagagaaaaatgtacattgtgagccctatatggggctacaTTTATGGggtctacatttaaaaagaaaaaaaaaatctaatttaattTATTACGAGTGTGCAAGATTTTTTGCCTGCTTACTGGCACCAAAATATATAGAGGTAAATTGGGAAACTACAACAATTTTAAATTAGGTTAACAGATTGAATAAAAGAAATCTCTTGCTCATACAGTCATtaccaaaagttttgagactgtCACAAATTTTGTTTTATTCAATGTTTGCTGCTTCAATGTTCATCAGAGAAAATAAATTTAGCCCAGTCCTCTGCACTCCAGTTCCTGTACTTCCTGCAGAGTGGCTTTCTTTCCTCAATATTTTCCTTGGAGAGAAGTGGATTTTTGCTATTCTTCTTGACATCAATATAGAAGAAAAGGCCAGCACTTCATGAAGTTCAAATGCATATAATGGATGCTTAGGTCCTCTTTGACCTTATTCTCTTTGTCTCCCAGTCTTGACCTCAGTGTGTCTTCAAAGACAGtgacacctgcctgctgccattcctcagcaagctctgcactcaTGTTGAACctagtcctggcacttgctgggcTTTCTTGAGTGCCCCAAAACCTTTTTCACAGCAATTGAACGTCTCTCCTTGAAGGTCTTGATGATATGATAACTGCCTCATTTTACACATACAAATCTAAATTTGTATgtcttaaaatttttgggcatggTTGTACTTAAGGAAGTGATATCTGGTAAATAGCTCTAGTATGAGCTGCTGCTGGGCAACAATGGCACTCCACAGTGGCAATGAGGATCGTAATGATGGAAATGTCTTTTCACACCACTGACTATACAATGGTGATTTATAAAATGACTGCACGTAAATAGGCCTGAAGACACAAATTCTTCTCCCACTAGAACACAGTGAGGAGTATATATAGTTTCTACTTACTAATATCAGAATACAGTGGAATAGCACTATGGCGTCTACAAGAAGAACCTTTGGTAAGTTTAATGGTCAGTCTGACCCTGAAGATGTACTTTGTGTTATTTAATGATGTAATAACCTCTGCTACAAGATCATAAAATTCAGCTATTTCCTGAGGTTAAACGTATTCTTTGTAAATGGTGTGTCCTTTGAAACGGGTAAGATACCAAACATACCTTTTATGGGAAACCTTGAATGTATTCTACTTTATAGGTAGTAAACATGTCAATTTATTGCAAACAATAGACATCTTTATAGCAGGTCAAAGCTCAACGTCAATGTCAAGAGACGTCAGATATCTTAGATTCatacaaaatatgaataaaaatgttttttattttttcagcctTAGGGTATGATCAGATTGTACTGCAAAAATACCACGATTTTTGTTGATAATCTGTATAGGAAATCTACAGCTAGCAGCTGAAACTCAGAATCAATGGACCTAATCCATTACTTTTCAATGTATTACACACATTTACATGTCGTGGATTCTATTAACATGCCcaggaaaattaataaaaattattgaaacaaaaaaaaacatgcccaGAAAAATATCAAAACAGAATAATGAATGTGATACAGATATTATAAGGCACATCATGCTAATACTTGCCAATCCATGGCAGTAATCTGAATTTCAGTTGCAGATTTCATCTTTAGATTATTTACAAAATCAATGGTGTATTAGTTTAATTTAGGCTAGTAATCCATACTTAAATTGTGACAGAATTATATGTGAGCATGGTTACAGTGTTGTCAACAAAAAAGCATAATGGTTCAGAGGTTCCATTGGTACAACCCTTTTCTATATGCATTCTTAGGGCTCACAGAGGGAGCAAACATCTTGAGAATCTCTGCAATAACCAAACATGAGAGCCAATAAAATGAAAAGCTCCTAGTTTGGAAAATTTGGCAAATATGTATTTATTCCACGGTCACCCATGACCAtggcccattcatttttatgggcccaGACACGTGACTGCATTTATTGTGGCCGTGTATTCATGCCATATACGGTACAAGGAACATAAATTATGAGACATATCCTATTTTGGCACAGACCAGTGTAGGGAATCATACAAGATTCATGAGTGCAGATAACATACTGATGTAATGTGCAATTGTGTTTTTTGCAGAATACGGATCAATATTTGGAGGACAGTAAATCAATTGATTTATCACAGTCATGTGCAGgaggcttaaagggatattcccatgtacataactattttAAAATTTGTGGATAATTAAAAgttcaacatttttgcaaatataagtaattaaacattttgcagagttttaaagattttcttttgttgtcttgatcggttgccagtggatacgaccatgaatgcaggaactttctaaggtcagaaaattcaccatgatttccttattgtggccaggatattttctcatacatgtagtgttcctgtCTGATGACcctgctacaataagaaaatcatgactgggttcctgacaagtcccagaccatagaaagtttctacatttgtggtcgtatccattggcaaccgatcaagataacagactgtcaccactaaggtagttagagaaaagctttaaaactgcagaatttttaattacttatatttgcaaagatgcttaacttttaattatctacaaatatagatatgattatgtacatgggaatacccctttaagggtatatatacagtaaaagGTTATGTAGTTGAACTTGATCAATCCATGGATTCTTTAGTGAACTGGTCTCTAGTGTTCTGCAGGATCCTGTTGAATATATTATCATCAATTCATACACAGACCAGGGGTCCTCCACTTGGTAGCAAGGTGCACACGATGCTATGAGGATATACTGCAGCACATAGGATGCATAAAAAAATAGGTAGTTTGTCTTCTATAAGCAAAGCAGAAGAACTGTTTCTAAAGAACATGTATAAAAGTCTGAGATTACCTCTTATGAACAGTGTGCATTCCTTATTCCTTGTATACACATTGAGTATATGTACAgtcaaataaatacaataaaattcAGAAGGTTGTCGGGGGTCGTAATTGAttctatggctaaggccccatgttgctgaaaag
This genomic stretch from Leptodactylus fuscus isolate aLepFus1 chromosome 4, aLepFus1.hap2, whole genome shotgun sequence harbors:
- the LOC142201157 gene encoding cytochrome c oxidase subunit 4 isoform 1, mitochondrial-like, which produces MLTTVARALRGSKSITWRSLSTSSYLCTHDVAGNKVPYYTKPSYCDSRALPLPDVPFVSELNPQQKALKVKEEGSWTQLTQEEKLALYRISFNQSFAEMKKGKPSEWKTVVGAVLYLLAFSGLYLWWHRVYGNGTQEAIAPPSGCHGNSLDLLDAVIAIDHGIQGIIRQSEHLRALAASSRPQLRYSSYVHVNYILSTM